Proteins encoded within one genomic window of Empedobacter falsenii:
- a CDS encoding glycoside hydrolase family 97 protein gives MKNFKFILGLGIAMMNMVYGQELKSPNGNFVMDFSLSKDGKPTYQLKYKGKDVIKPSHLGFEFKTKHKEMDFAVQDRVEDEKAKDIANFLSGFKIIDTKTSTFDETWKPVWGEVDKIRNNFNELAVTVSQPNTDRQMIIRFRLFNEGLGFRYEFPEQKNLKYFVIKEEHSQFAMAGDHTAFWIPGDYDTQEYDYTESKLSEIRGLFDKAYIGNASQQAFSKTGVQTALMMKATNGLYINLHEAALINYPAMSLNLDDKTLTFESWLTPDALGDKGYLQAPFNTPWRTIIASDDAREVAFKGPQLVYNLNEPSKIKDTSWIKPVKYVGVWWEMITGKSSWAYTDDFPTVQLGVTDYKNAKPNGKHGANNEHVKEYIDFAAENGFDAVLVEGWNEGWEDWFGNHKDYVFDFVTPYPDFDVKMLNAYAKSKGVKIMMHHETSGSIRNYERHLDKAYKFMNDNGYTSVKSGYVGDIVPRGDYHYSQNTINHYQYAIEKAAEYKIMVNAHEAVRPTGVARTWPNLIGNESARGTEYQAFGGSKPNHVTVLPFTRLLGGPMDYTPGIFEMDVEKLNPNNHSHVNSTIANQLALYVTMYSPLQMAADIIEHYKQFSDAFQFIKDVPVDWQDSNYLEAEPGRYLTIARKDKNSNNWFVGNVNGETPRSTKIKLDFLDKGKKYEAKIYADAKDAHYKTNPQAYKIETKKVDSKSVLDLTSQAGGGFAISIKEIK, from the coding sequence ATGAAAAACTTTAAGTTTATACTGGGGTTAGGAATCGCGATGATGAATATGGTTTATGGACAAGAGTTGAAATCACCAAATGGAAATTTTGTGATGGATTTTTCGTTGTCTAAAGACGGAAAACCTACTTATCAGTTAAAGTACAAAGGTAAAGATGTTATAAAACCAAGTCATTTAGGTTTTGAGTTTAAAACAAAACACAAAGAAATGGATTTTGCAGTGCAAGATCGCGTAGAAGATGAAAAGGCAAAAGATATTGCAAACTTTTTATCAGGGTTTAAAATCATCGATACTAAAACGTCAACATTCGACGAAACTTGGAAACCAGTTTGGGGAGAAGTAGATAAAATCAGAAATAATTTTAACGAATTAGCTGTTACGGTTTCTCAACCAAATACAGATCGTCAAATGATTATTCGTTTTCGTTTGTTCAACGAAGGTTTAGGTTTCCGTTATGAATTTCCAGAACAAAAGAATTTAAAATATTTTGTGATCAAAGAAGAACATTCTCAGTTTGCAATGGCGGGAGATCACACTGCTTTTTGGATTCCTGGTGATTATGATACGCAAGAATACGATTACACAGAATCTAAATTATCAGAAATTAGAGGATTATTTGATAAAGCTTATATTGGAAATGCATCTCAACAAGCCTTCTCTAAAACAGGTGTACAAACAGCTTTGATGATGAAAGCAACAAATGGACTTTATATCAATTTACACGAAGCTGCGTTGATTAATTATCCTGCAATGAGTTTAAATTTAGATGATAAAACATTAACGTTTGAATCTTGGTTAACTCCAGATGCTTTGGGTGATAAAGGTTATTTACAGGCACCTTTCAATACGCCTTGGCGTACAATTATTGCGAGTGATGATGCACGAGAAGTTGCTTTCAAAGGGCCGCAATTGGTTTATAATTTGAATGAACCTTCAAAAATTAAAGACACTTCTTGGATCAAACCTGTAAAATACGTTGGTGTTTGGTGGGAAATGATTACAGGAAAAAGTTCTTGGGCATATACAGATGATTTCCCGACGGTGCAATTAGGTGTAACCGATTATAAAAATGCGAAACCAAACGGTAAGCATGGAGCAAATAATGAACATGTAAAAGAGTACATTGATTTTGCTGCAGAAAACGGATTTGACGCTGTTTTAGTTGAAGGTTGGAACGAAGGTTGGGAAGATTGGTTCGGTAATCACAAAGATTATGTGTTCGATTTTGTAACGCCTTATCCAGATTTTGATGTAAAAATGTTAAACGCTTACGCAAAATCAAAAGGTGTAAAAATTATGATGCATCACGAAACGTCTGGATCAATTCGTAATTATGAAAGACATTTGGATAAAGCCTATAAATTCATGAATGATAACGGTTATACATCTGTAAAAAGTGGATATGTAGGTGATATCGTTCCTCGTGGAGATTATCATTACAGCCAAAATACGATTAATCATTATCAATATGCAATCGAAAAAGCGGCTGAATATAAAATTATGGTTAATGCTCACGAAGCGGTTCGTCCTACAGGAGTTGCGCGTACATGGCCAAATTTAATCGGTAATGAATCTGCGCGTGGAACAGAATACCAAGCTTTTGGAGGTTCTAAACCAAATCACGTAACAGTTTTACCTTTCACGCGTCTTTTAGGTGGACCAATGGATTATACGCCTGGTATTTTCGAAATGGATGTGGAGAAATTAAATCCAAACAACCATTCGCACGTTAATTCTACGATTGCAAATCAGTTGGCTTTATATGTGACAATGTATTCGCCTTTGCAAATGGCTGCTGATATTATTGAGCATTACAAACAATTTTCTGATGCATTTCAATTTATCAAAGATGTGCCTGTAGATTGGCAAGATTCTAACTATTTAGAAGCTGAACCAGGAAGATATTTAACAATTGCACGTAAAGACAAAAACTCGAATAATTGGTTTGTTGGAAATGTAAATGGTGAAACGCCTCGTTCAACGAAAATCAAGTTAGATTTCTTAGATAAAGGGAAAAAATACGAAGCGAAAATCTATGCTGATGCAAAAGATGCGCATTACAAAACAAATCCTCAAGCCTATAAAATCGAAACAAAAAAGGTTGATTCAAAATCTGTTTTAGATTTAACATCTCAAGCTGGTGGAGGTTTTGCAATTAGTATCAAAGAGATTAAATAA
- a CDS encoding glycoside hydrolase family 13 protein — protein sequence MKKILLLSSFLSTFAFAQIQKVEPMFWWKGMKNPEVQILVYGKDISKYNIELSDNVKIQNLQKTENPNYVFVTINTNEVNKSSFKINIKNKNKIVDSYTYELKDRQPNSANRSSFTSKDMVYLIMPDRFANGDESNDSKKELTDKANRSIPDGRHGGDLRGIINNLDYLQNLGATAVWLTPVNEDNEKQHSYHGYAQTDLYKIDGRYGSNEDYRELSQKLNQRGMMLIQDYVTNHWGISHWMIQDLPSQDWIHKFPGGKDGFRRSNYRTTTQFDKNAAEVDKKEALNGWFDYTMPDMNQSNPLVLNYLTQNAIWWIEYAELGGMRVDTYPYNDKEGMAKWVKAITTEYPNFNVVGEAWMYSAAHISYWQKDSKIAKIDNYNSYLPSVMDFPLFSELPKAIKEEESWDKGMIKLYNSFTNDFLYPNVNNMFVFMENHDTERWNEVMNGDVNDYKLGLSLISTVRGIPQVYYGSEIGMRGDKSKGDAAIRQDFPGGWKSDKQSAFTNEGRTAEQKTFHDFTAKLFNWRKNKEVIHSGKTKHYMPQSNVYVYFRYNDNESVMVILNANPEKQTFKLDRFAESLNGFTSGKDIISDKFLPININGEITIDGKSSMIIELGK from the coding sequence ATGAAAAAAATACTATTATTATCATCTTTCCTATCAACATTTGCGTTTGCTCAAATCCAAAAAGTTGAGCCAATGTTTTGGTGGAAAGGAATGAAAAATCCAGAAGTTCAAATTTTGGTTTATGGGAAAGATATTAGTAAATACAATATTGAATTATCGGATAATGTAAAAATTCAAAATTTACAGAAAACTGAAAATCCAAATTATGTTTTTGTAACGATTAATACGAATGAAGTAAACAAATCATCATTCAAAATTAACATCAAAAACAAAAATAAAATTGTTGATTCGTATACATACGAGTTAAAAGATCGTCAACCAAATTCTGCAAATCGTTCATCTTTTACGTCAAAAGATATGGTGTATTTGATTATGCCAGATCGTTTTGCGAATGGTGATGAAAGCAATGATTCGAAGAAAGAGTTAACAGATAAAGCCAATCGTTCTATCCCAGATGGCCGTCATGGTGGGGATTTGCGAGGAATTATTAACAATTTAGATTATTTACAAAATCTTGGCGCAACAGCGGTTTGGTTAACACCTGTTAATGAAGATAATGAAAAACAACATTCCTATCACGGTTATGCACAAACTGATTTGTATAAGATTGATGGACGTTACGGAAGCAATGAAGATTATCGCGAATTATCACAGAAATTAAATCAACGTGGAATGATGTTGATTCAAGATTATGTGACAAATCATTGGGGAATTTCGCATTGGATGATTCAAGATTTGCCTTCGCAAGATTGGATTCACAAATTTCCTGGAGGAAAAGATGGTTTCCGTCGTTCCAATTATCGTACAACAACCCAATTTGATAAAAACGCGGCAGAAGTAGACAAAAAAGAAGCGTTGAATGGTTGGTTTGATTATACAATGCCAGATATGAATCAATCAAATCCGTTGGTGCTAAATTATCTGACGCAAAATGCAATTTGGTGGATAGAATATGCAGAATTAGGCGGAATGCGTGTCGATACATATCCATATAATGACAAAGAAGGAATGGCAAAATGGGTAAAAGCAATTACGACAGAATATCCAAATTTCAATGTAGTTGGAGAGGCTTGGATGTATTCGGCAGCACATATTTCGTATTGGCAAAAAGATTCTAAAATTGCTAAAATCGATAATTATAATTCGTATTTACCTTCGGTAATGGATTTTCCATTGTTTTCAGAATTGCCAAAAGCAATCAAGGAAGAGGAATCGTGGGACAAAGGAATGATTAAATTGTACAATTCATTTACCAATGATTTCTTGTATCCGAATGTCAACAATATGTTTGTGTTTATGGAAAATCATGATACAGAGCGTTGGAATGAAGTGATGAATGGTGATGTGAATGATTATAAACTTGGTTTGTCATTAATCTCTACTGTCCGTGGAATTCCGCAAGTATATTACGGTTCTGAAATCGGAATGCGAGGAGATAAAAGTAAAGGTGATGCAGCAATTCGACAAGATTTTCCTGGAGGTTGGAAGTCAGATAAACAGTCGGCTTTTACAAATGAAGGAAGAACTGCGGAGCAAAAAACGTTTCATGATTTTACAGCAAAACTTTTCAATTGGCGCAAAAATAAAGAAGTTATTCATTCAGGGAAAACAAAACATTACATGCCACAGAGTAATGTTTATGTGTATTTCAGATACAATGATAACGAATCTGTAATGGTTATTTTGAATGCAAATCCAGAAAAACAAACGTTCAAATTAGATCGTTTTGCAGAATCATTAAACGGATTTACTTCTGGAAAAGATATTATTTCGGACAAATTTTTACCAATCAATATAAATGGAGAAATCACAATTGATGGTAAATCTTCGATGATTATTGAACTTGGAAAGTAG